In Fusobacterium hwasookii, a single window of DNA contains:
- a CDS encoding flavocytochrome c has protein sequence MRKKFFGKLFGLTLLMFTLLFTGASAEVYEGTGLGYDKDGIVLDVEITNNKIVDVKVKRSKESDFATPAIREIAKKVIATQSLDVDGISGASLTSEGTKEAIEEAVKKSGVTLKAVTAQNTKAVKLPKEADVVVIGGGGAGLTSAIAAHEKGAKVILIEKTELLGGNTNYATAGLNAAGTKIQEKLGEKDSPELFYEDTMKGGKNKNNKELVKVLANNSSVIVDWLIERGADLSEITSTGGQSAKRTHRPTGGAAVGPNIVSALSKTAENEKIDIRKGTKAIALVKGKNRIVGVKVREIDGKEYTIKAKAVIVATGGFGANAQMVEKYNPKLKGFGSTNNPAIVGDGIIMVEKVGGALVDMNEIQTHPTVVHKKTNMITEAVRGEGAILVNRDGKRFIDELETRDVVSKAILEQKGKSAFLVFDEGIRTKLKAADGYVKKGYAVEGTLEEIAAKIGTDAKTLEATLNKYNEAVKTKVDSEFNKKTLPKELTGTKYYAIEISPAVHHTMGGVRINANAEVLGKNGRPIKGLYAAGEVTGGIHGANRIGGNAVADITIFGKIAGENAATFSKSVK, from the coding sequence ATGAGAAAAAAATTTTTTGGGAAGTTGTTTGGGCTGACACTTTTAATGTTTACTCTTTTATTTACTGGAGCATCTGCTGAGGTATATGAAGGAACAGGATTAGGATATGATAAAGATGGAATTGTCCTAGATGTAGAAATAACAAACAATAAAATTGTTGATGTAAAAGTTAAAAGATCTAAGGAATCAGACTTTGCAACTCCTGCTATTCGAGAGATTGCAAAAAAAGTTATAGCAACTCAAAGTTTAGATGTTGATGGAATTTCTGGGGCATCTTTAACAAGTGAAGGAACTAAGGAAGCTATTGAAGAAGCTGTTAAAAAAAGTGGAGTAACTTTAAAAGCAGTTACAGCACAAAATACAAAAGCTGTTAAATTACCAAAAGAAGCTGATGTAGTTGTAATTGGTGGTGGAGGAGCAGGTTTAACTTCTGCTATCGCTGCACATGAAAAAGGAGCTAAGGTTATTTTAATTGAAAAAACTGAGCTTTTAGGTGGAAATACTAACTATGCAACAGCAGGGCTTAATGCAGCAGGAACAAAAATACAAGAAAAATTAGGTGAAAAAGATAGTCCAGAACTTTTCTATGAAGATACAATGAAAGGTGGAAAAAATAAGAATAATAAAGAGTTAGTAAAGGTTTTAGCTAATAATTCAAGTGTAATAGTTGATTGGCTAATAGAAAGAGGGGCAGATTTATCAGAAATCACTTCAACAGGTGGACAAAGTGCAAAAAGAACTCATAGACCAACAGGTGGAGCAGCAGTAGGACCTAATATAGTATCTGCACTTTCAAAAACTGCTGAAAATGAAAAAATAGATATAAGAAAAGGAACTAAGGCAATAGCATTAGTAAAAGGTAAAAATAGAATAGTTGGAGTAAAAGTAAGAGAAATTGATGGGAAAGAATATACTATTAAAGCAAAAGCTGTAATAGTTGCAACTGGAGGATTTGGAGCTAATGCTCAAATGGTTGAAAAATATAATCCAAAATTAAAAGGTTTTGGTTCAACTAATAACCCAGCAATAGTTGGAGATGGGATTATTATGGTTGAAAAAGTTGGAGGAGCATTAGTTGATATGAATGAAATTCAAACTCACCCAACAGTTGTACATAAGAAAACTAACATGATAACAGAAGCTGTTAGAGGAGAAGGAGCTATCCTTGTAAATAGAGATGGAAAAAGATTTATAGATGAACTTGAAACAAGAGATGTTGTTTCAAAAGCTATATTGGAACAAAAAGGGAAATCAGCTTTCTTAGTATTTGATGAAGGAATAAGAACAAAATTAAAAGCAGCTGATGGTTATGTTAAAAAAGGTTATGCAGTTGAAGGAACACTTGAAGAAATAGCTGCTAAAATTGGTACAGATGCAAAAACTTTAGAAGCTACATTAAATAAATATAATGAAGCAGTTAAAACTAAAGTTGATAGTGAGTTTAATAAGAAAACTTTACCTAAAGAATTAACTGGAACTAAATACTATGCAATAGAAATTTCACCAGCAGTTCATCACACTATGGGTGGAGTTCGTATTAATGCTAATGCAGAAGTACTTGGTAAAAATGGTAGACCAATAAAAGGACTTTATGCAGCAGGAGAAGTTACAGGTGGAATCCATGGAGCTAACAGAATAGGTGGAAATGCAGTTGCAGATATCACTATATTTGGTAAAATCGCAGGAGAAAATGCTGCAACTTTCTCAAAATCTGTAAAATAA
- a CDS encoding autotransporter-associated N-terminal domain-containing protein — MENNLIKVEKNLRSIAKRYKSVKYSLGLAILFLMMGVNAFSEEVVAQVVPTNEEIALSRESLKSSVGGLQSKINQARAENQKALRGLRLELIQLMEQGNQVVKSPWASWQFGMGYTYNDWTGKYKGNGDKSEKYIFQGIYKSGNWKVKNAMDVAENMSTKGKPITPGNDNTSSWQIANNSSSGGVKIQKDNSIDSSTNGNRRGGLVNLKEIKEPINEVEILANVSPKEVTKNIKPINPNISEPPELPVPTVNPQVNTPLAAPMITNPEIVPPSIPAAPAINISVTTPTITPLEVTIPGDVGTINVSLATVNPVDFALSPSVLSSDSARAYTNKDYNPSDWNNKTLSVNSSTMNGKYKVGNYISTWGRVRRLDEFSNITVNVEIEDTRAFMVDEGVVDDYPVGSPSGTPTTYKPFTFNGTINLEKSKNVGIDVQGTHTTYGKISGRNDSYDTIEKVANIKVINNGNIIGKAGINNENQVGFGFNNFDTSSNNTRTEMINRGKIEIGATKSAGFQLRPESYYSDQRNKQSGLVIMSGENTGTITLNGHGSFGFLTVKNKQSGAEQVADYDNYKVKATAGGQIASRSKPSEMSYMKNSGTININSDGSVGVGLLHNIQAVQVGGTINIGTTAPTGTLANSGSDATKVEGAIGVYSEVETRPVRGREYARGSHGEQLFEADGVTPKVLKSYYDDHALENKEHTTASHTYTDAHGNSITVTNYTGKTVGTETVEVGSKIEVGDHAINSSGLRTKNSGSITLTSTGKVYVKGEKNYGAVTVGKLYNRYLKTKKDDYATAEADYGKINLEAGSLIEVTGKQSIGYVLKSGRGYNAGTIDVTGPSSNSATPSFAGSLGFYGEEGRFTNTSSGKITAKGDVTHAVALVGNPSASASEVLTFTNNGLLSTTKKGNIGVYASGKYNFTHENVRGSSAAKISVGENALGIYAKGNTNGDGKLAIKAPIELANSGTGANAGTTMGIYTDGLAKVTYYNGSKITIGQSAIGMYSSDVNKFNDTFKIASGHVLEVSLGQNSTIGLLNGSMTTSLSLGKFLNNKTTDRINLTAFGQGASLFYATMGARAILDEDYTVTNGQAASTSLLVGTKGSLVETKEAKKIITNTNVGLIATKGTGTGAASSTAKNAGIYTSTRDSALAIYTDESTGENTATGTITMQNKTSVGMLGQNSSTLKNAGRIEIQKGSSAGIYGKDSNITNSGLLASNKGIYAKGTESVGIYSYLTSATTTADKTVINSGAIKMEGSSNQKSAAIYSKLDTTATKKLTTTNSGTITIEQKSSVGIFAENGTTTVANSVITNTGTINMNNEKSVGIYAPKSTVTKVGKINLADAADGSTAVYISGEGKITDTSDAEISLGTKNQNRVAYYIKGQNTTLGSAATTIGKVTGYGVGVYLEGSTGNIAKINGSTSKLDYTAATGATGNGLIGLLLKGNTEIKDYIAGIKVGNTVPKTKTDAAKYAIGIYSMGQGTSATAYEINTSITTGANGVGLYADKDKSVTGSTSNIKYKGIIEVGNKTDAGIGIFIANGKVTLDNTTKIRLKGNAGVGVIATEGTEFTANKATVELIGTNISGVGAYGKKGSTININNWTFENNGNRAEEVRSEEGRAPIGADKSLKPKMVLSHVINGETSLASGKTVTSVDDGKYKAEENIGLMAEGIKNPTAPAPLTGWTNGNFEILNEGTINFSVAKKSTAIYVESARVKNDGVIKLGEGSTGIYGIYKDGTRKYEGHPASHKNKLEVTTTTNSKISLGNNSTGMYLVNAQKLDNLGGEIKSNAGATKNVGIYAINGKIDVKGDTKAKAEANAYNGNDANFNILTMNNKADITLGNGSVGIFSRGKDAEAAKRNIVTNTGSITVGKSLTGAPAVALYSENTKLDTNTTITVGENGIGFYGKNSEITAKGTANFQNKGVLAYLEKSKFVSYLGNLNATQNTMLYLKNSIANLDGKGTKVDMTVADKQTGAYIEGNSILTGIKTIQLGKNSSGLFIKNANFTSQAEKITSTKEGAKGLFAINSNLTNNSKINLSGNNSIGIYSNAPSTKTVKNNGELTISGKKTLGVFLKGGQTFVNNANINIADTTSTKDDEKTIGIYTADGTTNIKHNSGNIEVGHKSIGIYSTTNSGVEMNGGKIHVKDEAIGFYKQNGTLLLKGQINVDPHTATAKNSEPVGVFAKNGANVTDSASNITVGAKSYGFILDNNSTLINRYTSTGTGNVTLGNDSVFLYSNGKAILTNRRNMTSSSERLIGFYIKGNSTAKGDLTNYATIDFSNTKGSIGIYAPGGKATNSGRVLVGKTDDIDPVTGKVYTDVSKIVYGIGMAADNGGHIINNGEIRVFGEKSIGMYGKGVGTIVENTVNGKIYLDGSRATATNKIQSMTGVYVDDGATFINRGIIRTTDAYAGRKDSTGKDIVNKNVTGMTGVAVMNGSTLENYGKIHIDADNSYGVVIRGKLDSKGNVVRYAVIKNYGEIKVRGKGTYGVSYKDISAEDLQRLEALVNSKLTSDPKGQELRGSTGTDKSYEGVKITVKDGKPSFTRGGKAVSDKEVAKITEIIGKASSNLGISDVGFYVDTLGRTKPIDIDGTVPPINSQLIIGTEYSTLTNKKEWFVTDNAIKPFLQQIQGRNFKLTSIAGSLTWLATPVLDNHGQIKGVAMSKLPYTAFVKKTENAWNFADGLEQRYGMNALDSREKKLFNLLNTIGKNEQAVLVQAYDEMMGHQYANTQQRINATGLILDKEFKNLKLEGNASKNSNKVKTFGTRGEYNTDTAGVIDYKYNAYGAAYVHENEDIKLGRGTGWYTGIVHNTFKFRDIGNSKEEQLQAKVGLFKSVPFDDNNSLNWTISGDIFAGHNKMHRKFLVVNEIFNAKSKYYTYGIGIKNELSKEFRLSEDFSVRAYGALKLEYGRVSKIREKTGEVRLEVKNNNYISVKPEIGTELAYRHYFGAKTLSTSIGVAYENELGKLADGKNKAKVADTTANYFNIRGEKEDRRGNVKFDLNVGIDNQRVGLTGNVGYDTKGENVRAGVGLRVIF; from the coding sequence ATGGAAAATAATCTAATTAAAGTCGAAAAGAATTTACGTTCAATAGCTAAAAGGTATAAGAGTGTAAAATACTCATTAGGTTTAGCAATACTTTTCTTAATGATGGGAGTAAATGCATTTTCAGAAGAAGTAGTGGCACAAGTAGTACCAACCAATGAAGAAATAGCTTTATCAAGAGAAAGTTTGAAAAGCTCAGTGGGAGGCTTACAATCAAAAATTAATCAGGCAAGAGCTGAGAATCAAAAAGCATTAAGGGGATTGAGACTAGAATTAATTCAATTAATGGAACAAGGAAATCAAGTAGTGAAATCGCCTTGGGCTTCATGGCAATTTGGAATGGGTTATACATATAATGATTGGACTGGAAAATATAAAGGTAATGGAGATAAATCAGAAAAATATATTTTTCAAGGAATCTATAAAAGTGGAAATTGGAAAGTAAAAAATGCAATGGATGTTGCTGAAAATATGAGTACAAAAGGAAAGCCTATTACACCAGGAAATGATAATACATCTTCATGGCAAATTGCAAATAATAGCTCAAGTGGTGGAGTAAAAATACAAAAAGACAACTCAATAGATTCTTCAACTAATGGTAATAGAAGAGGGGGTTTAGTAAATTTAAAAGAAATTAAAGAACCAATTAATGAAGTTGAAATATTAGCAAATGTTTCTCCAAAAGAAGTAACAAAAAATATAAAACCAATAAACCCAAATATTAGTGAACCACCTGAACTGCCTGTACCAACAGTAAATCCACAAGTAAACACACCATTGGCAGCACCGATGATAACTAATCCAGAAATAGTACCACCAAGTATACCTGCTGCACCAGCAATTAATATAAGTGTAACAACACCAACAATAACACCATTAGAAGTAACAATTCCAGGTGATGTTGGAACTATTAATGTTAGTTTAGCAACAGTAAATCCAGTTGATTTTGCATTATCACCAAGTGTTTTAAGTTCAGATAGTGCTCGTGCATACACTAATAAGGATTATAATCCAAGTGATTGGAATAATAAAACATTAAGTGTTAATTCTTCAACAATGAATGGAAAATATAAAGTTGGAAACTATATCTCAACTTGGGGTAGAGTAAGAAGATTAGATGAATTTAGCAATATAACAGTAAATGTAGAAATAGAAGATACTAGAGCATTTATGGTTGATGAAGGAGTTGTTGATGATTATCCAGTAGGTTCTCCTAGTGGAACACCTACAACATATAAGCCATTTACCTTTAATGGAACTATTAACCTAGAAAAATCAAAAAATGTTGGTATAGACGTTCAAGGAACTCATACTACATATGGTAAAATAAGTGGAAGAAACGATAGTTACGATACAATTGAAAAAGTAGCTAATATAAAAGTTATAAATAATGGAAACATAATAGGAAAAGCTGGAATAAATAATGAAAATCAAGTAGGTTTTGGTTTTAATAACTTTGATACTTCTTCTAATAATACTAGAACAGAAATGATTAATAGAGGAAAAATAGAAATAGGAGCTACAAAGAGTGCTGGATTCCAATTAAGACCAGAAAGTTACTATTCAGATCAGAGAAATAAACAATCTGGTTTGGTTATTATGTCAGGAGAAAATACTGGAACAATCACATTAAATGGTCATGGAAGTTTTGGATTTTTAACAGTTAAAAATAAGCAATCTGGAGCAGAACAAGTAGCAGACTATGATAATTATAAAGTAAAGGCAACAGCAGGAGGACAGATAGCAAGTAGATCTAAACCAAGTGAAATGAGTTATATGAAAAACTCAGGTACTATTAATATAAATAGTGATGGTTCAGTTGGAGTGGGATTACTACATAATATACAAGCTGTTCAAGTTGGAGGTACAATAAATATAGGAACTACTGCACCTACAGGAACATTAGCTAACAGTGGTTCAGATGCAACAAAAGTTGAAGGAGCTATTGGGGTATACTCAGAAGTAGAAACAAGACCAGTGAGAGGAAGAGAATATGCTCGTGGCTCACATGGAGAACAATTATTTGAAGCAGATGGAGTAACACCAAAAGTACTTAAAAGTTATTATGATGACCATGCTCTTGAAAATAAAGAACATACTACTGCTTCACACACATATACAGATGCACATGGAAATAGTATAACTGTAACTAATTACACTGGAAAAACAGTAGGAACAGAAACTGTTGAAGTTGGAAGTAAGATAGAAGTAGGAGATCATGCAATTAACAGTTCTGGATTGAGAACAAAAAATTCAGGTAGTATAACTTTAACAAGCACTGGAAAAGTTTATGTAAAAGGAGAAAAAAACTATGGTGCTGTTACAGTAGGAAAATTATATAATAGATATCTTAAAACCAAAAAAGATGACTATGCAACTGCAGAAGCAGATTATGGAAAAATTAACTTAGAAGCAGGTTCTTTAATAGAAGTTACAGGAAAACAATCTATAGGTTATGTATTAAAATCAGGTAGAGGTTATAATGCTGGAACAATAGATGTTACAGGTCCTAGTTCAAACTCAGCAACACCAAGTTTTGCTGGAAGTTTAGGTTTCTATGGAGAAGAAGGAAGATTTACAAATACGAGCAGTGGAAAAATTACTGCTAAAGGAGATGTAACTCATGCTGTTGCTCTAGTTGGGAATCCATCAGCTAGTGCTTCAGAAGTATTAACATTCACTAATAATGGATTATTATCAACTACTAAAAAAGGTAATATAGGTGTCTATGCTAGTGGAAAGTATAATTTTACTCATGAAAATGTAAGAGGTTCATCAGCAGCAAAAATTTCAGTTGGAGAAAATGCCTTAGGAATATATGCTAAGGGTAATACAAATGGTGATGGAAAATTAGCAATTAAGGCTCCTATTGAACTAGCTAATAGTGGAACTGGTGCAAATGCTGGAACTACAATGGGAATTTATACAGATGGTTTAGCAAAAGTTACTTATTACAATGGTTCAAAAATAACAATTGGACAGTCTGCTATTGGAATGTATTCTTCTGATGTCAATAAATTTAATGATACATTTAAAATAGCAAGTGGACATGTATTGGAAGTTAGTTTAGGTCAAAATTCTACTATTGGACTTTTAAATGGAAGCATGACTACTTCATTAAGTTTAGGTAAGTTTTTAAATAATAAAACAACTGATAGAATCAATCTGACTGCTTTTGGACAAGGAGCAAGTCTATTTTATGCTACAATGGGAGCAAGAGCAATTTTAGATGAAGACTATACTGTGACAAACGGACAAGCAGCTTCTACTTCACTTTTAGTTGGAACAAAAGGTTCTTTAGTAGAAACAAAAGAAGCTAAAAAAATAATAACTAATACAAATGTTGGACTTATTGCAACAAAAGGAACAGGAACAGGAGCAGCAAGTTCAACAGCAAAAAATGCAGGAATTTATACTTCAACAAGAGATTCTGCACTTGCTATTTATACAGATGAAAGTACAGGAGAAAATACAGCTACTGGTACTATTACAATGCAAAATAAAACATCAGTAGGAATGTTAGGTCAAAATTCTTCTACATTAAAAAATGCAGGAAGAATAGAAATACAAAAAGGAAGTTCAGCTGGAATTTATGGAAAGGATAGTAATATCACAAACAGTGGTTTATTAGCTTCAAATAAAGGAATCTATGCAAAAGGAACAGAATCAGTTGGAATCTATAGTTATTTAACTTCTGCTACAACAACTGCTGATAAAACAGTTATAAATAGTGGTGCTATAAAAATGGAAGGAAGTTCAAATCAAAAATCAGCAGCTATTTATTCTAAATTAGATACAACAGCAACTAAAAAATTGACAACTACAAATAGTGGTACTATAACTATTGAACAAAAAAGCTCTGTAGGAATATTTGCTGAAAATGGAACAACAACTGTTGCCAATTCTGTAATTACAAATACAGGAACTATTAATATGAATAATGAAAAATCAGTTGGAATATATGCACCTAAATCAACTGTAACTAAAGTTGGAAAAATTAATTTAGCAGATGCTGCAGACGGTTCAACAGCAGTTTATATATCAGGAGAAGGAAAGATAACTGATACAAGTGATGCAGAAATCAGTTTAGGTACAAAAAATCAAAATAGAGTTGCTTATTACATAAAAGGACAAAATACTACTTTAGGTAGTGCAGCTACAACTATAGGTAAAGTAACAGGTTATGGAGTTGGAGTATATTTAGAAGGAAGTACAGGAAATATTGCTAAAATAAATGGAAGTACTTCTAAACTGGACTATACTGCTGCAACAGGTGCTACTGGTAATGGTCTAATAGGATTATTATTAAAAGGAAATACAGAAATTAAAGACTATATAGCGGGAATCAAAGTAGGAAATACTGTTCCTAAGACTAAAACAGATGCTGCAAAATATGCAATAGGAATATATAGCATGGGACAAGGTACATCAGCAACAGCTTATGAAATTAATACTTCAATTACCACTGGTGCGAATGGAGTTGGATTATATGCTGATAAAGATAAGTCTGTAACTGGAAGTACAAGCAATATAAAATATAAAGGTATTATTGAAGTTGGAAACAAAACAGATGCAGGAATAGGAATATTTATTGCAAATGGAAAAGTTACATTGGATAATACAACAAAGATAAGATTAAAAGGAAATGCTGGTGTAGGAGTTATTGCAACAGAAGGAACAGAATTTACTGCAAATAAAGCAACAGTCGAACTGATTGGTACAAATATTAGTGGTGTAGGAGCTTATGGTAAAAAAGGTTCAACTATTAATATAAATAACTGGACATTTGAAAATAATGGAAATAGAGCTGAAGAAGTTCGTTCTGAAGAAGGAAGAGCTCCAATTGGTGCAGATAAAAGTTTAAAACCTAAGATGGTACTTAGTCATGTAATAAATGGCGAAACATCATTGGCAAGTGGAAAAACTGTTACTTCAGTAGATGATGGAAAATATAAAGCTGAAGAAAATATAGGACTTATGGCAGAAGGTATCAAAAATCCAACAGCACCAGCACCTCTTACTGGTTGGACAAATGGAAATTTTGAAATTTTAAATGAAGGTACTATTAATTTTTCAGTAGCTAAAAAATCTACTGCAATTTATGTTGAATCAGCAAGAGTTAAAAATGATGGTGTAATTAAATTAGGAGAAGGTTCAACAGGTATCTATGGAATATACAAAGATGGTACAAGAAAGTATGAAGGACATCCTGCTAGTCATAAGAATAAATTAGAAGTAACAACAACAACAAATTCAAAGATAAGTTTAGGAAATAATTCAACAGGTATGTACTTAGTAAATGCTCAAAAATTAGATAATCTTGGTGGAGAAATAAAATCTAATGCAGGAGCAACAAAGAATGTTGGTATCTATGCAATAAATGGTAAAATTGATGTTAAAGGAGATACAAAAGCAAAGGCAGAAGCAAATGCTTATAATGGTAATGATGCTAACTTTAATATCTTAACTATGAATAATAAGGCAGATATCACATTAGGTAATGGTTCAGTAGGTATTTTTAGTAGAGGAAAAGATGCTGAAGCAGCAAAGAGAAATATTGTGACAAATACAGGTTCTATCACAGTAGGTAAGAGCTTAACAGGAGCACCTGCAGTTGCTTTATATTCTGAAAATACAAAATTAGATACTAATACAACAATTACTGTTGGGGAAAATGGTATAGGTTTCTATGGAAAGAATAGTGAAATAACAGCAAAAGGTACAGCTAACTTCCAAAATAAAGGTGTTTTAGCATATTTAGAAAAATCTAAATTTGTTTCTTACTTAGGAAATTTAAATGCTACACAAAATACTATGCTTTATTTAAAAAATAGTATAGCTAATTTAGATGGAAAAGGTACAAAAGTTGATATGACAGTTGCAGATAAGCAAACTGGGGCATATATTGAAGGAAACTCTATATTAACTGGAATAAAAACAATACAATTAGGTAAAAATTCTAGTGGACTTTTCATAAAAAATGCTAATTTTACTTCTCAAGCAGAAAAAATTACAAGTACAAAAGAGGGAGCTAAAGGTCTGTTTGCAATAAATTCTAATTTAACTAATAACAGTAAAATTAATTTAAGTGGAAATAATTCAATAGGAATTTACTCAAATGCTCCTAGTACAAAAACTGTTAAAAATAATGGAGAGTTAACTATATCAGGAAAGAAAACATTAGGAGTGTTCTTAAAAGGTGGTCAAACTTTTGTAAACAATGCTAATATAAATATAGCAGATACAACTTCAACAAAAGATGATGAAAAAACAATAGGTATCTATACAGCAGATGGTACAACAAATATAAAACATAACTCTGGAAATATAGAAGTTGGACATAAATCAATAGGAATTTATTCAACTACTAACTCAGGAGTAGAAATGAATGGCGGTAAGATTCATGTAAAAGATGAAGCAATAGGATTCTATAAACAAAATGGAACTTTACTTCTAAAAGGACAAATAAATGTTGACCCACATACAGCAACAGCTAAAAATAGTGAGCCTGTTGGAGTTTTTGCAAAAAATGGTGCTAATGTAACTGACAGTGCTTCTAATATAACAGTTGGAGCTAAATCTTATGGATTTATTTTAGATAATAACTCAACATTAATAAATAGATATACAAGTACAGGAACAGGAAATGTTACACTAGGAAATGATAGTGTATTCCTATACTCTAATGGAAAAGCTATTTTGACTAACAGAAGAAATATGACTTCTAGTTCTGAACGTTTGATTGGATTCTATATTAAGGGAAATTCAACAGCTAAGGGTGATCTTACAAACTATGCAACTATTGATTTCTCGAATACAAAGGGAAGTATAGGAATCTATGCACCAGGTGGAAAAGCAACAAATAGTGGAAGAGTCTTAGTAGGAAAAACTGATGATATAGATCCTGTAACAGGAAAAGTATATACTGATGTTTCAAAAATAGTTTATGGTATAGGAATGGCTGCTGATAATGGTGGACATATCATAAATAATGGTGAAATTAGAGTTTTTGGTGAAAAATCTATTGGTATGTATGGTAAGGGTGTAGGAACTATTGTTGAAAATACAGTTAATGGAAAAATTTACTTAGATGGAAGTAGAGCAACAGCTACTAATAAGATTCAAAGTATGACAGGAGTTTATGTTGATGATGGAGCTACATTTATAAATAGAGGTATTATTAGAACAACAGATGCTTATGCTGGTAGAAAAGATAGTACAGGTAAAGATATAGTAAATAAAAATGTAACTGGAATGACTGGGGTAGCTGTAATGAATGGTTCTACTCTTGAAAACTATGGAAAGATTCATATAGATGCAGATAATAGCTATGGAGTTGTAATCAGAGGAAAACTAGATTCTAAAGGTAATGTAGTAAGATATGCTGTAATTAAGAACTATGGAGAAATTAAAGTAAGAGGAAAAGGAACTTATGGTGTTAGTTACAAGGATATTTCAGCTGAGGATCTTCAAAGATTAGAAGCTTTGGTTAACTCTAAATTAACATCAGATCCTAAAGGACAAGAATTAAGAGGTTCAACAGGAACAGATAAGAGTTATGAAGGAGTTAAAATAACTGTAAAAGATGGAAAACCATCATTCACAAGAGGAGGAAAAGCTGTTTCAGATAAAGAAGTGGCAAAAATTACAGAAATTATAGGTAAGGCTAGCTCAAATCTTGGTATATCAGATGTAGGATTCTATGTAGATACATTAGGTAGAACAAAACCAATAGATATAGATGGTACAGTACCTCCTATTAATAGTCAATTGATAATAGGAACTGAATATTCTACTTTAACAAATAAAAAAGAATGGTTTGTAACAGATAATGCTATAAAACCTTTCTTACAACAAATTCAAGGAAGAAACTTTAAATTGACATCTATTGCAGGTTCATTAACTTGGTTAGCTACACCAGTTTTAGATAACCATGGTCAAATAAAAGGTGTTGCAATGTCAAAACTTCCTTATACAGCTTTTGTAAAGAAAACAGAAAATGCTTGGAATTTTGCAGATGGTTTAGAACAAAGATATGGAATGAATGCGCTTGATTCAAGAGAAAAGAAATTATTTAATCTATTAAATACTATAGGTAAGAATGAACAAGCAGTATTAGTACAAGCCTATGATGAAATGATGGGACATCAATATGCAAATACTCAACAAAGAATAAATGCAACAGGACTTATCCTAGATAAAGAATTTAAGAATTTAAAACTAGAAGGAAATGCTTCAAAAAATTCTAATAAGGTAAAAACATTTGGAACAAGAGGAGAATATAACACTGACACAGCAGGAGTTATAGACTATAAATACAATGCTTATGGAGCAGCTTATGTTCATGAAAATGAAGATATCAAACTAGGAAGAGGTACAGGTTGGTACACAGGTATAGTTCATAATACTTTCAAATTTAGAGATATAGGAAACTCAAAAGAAGAACAATTACAAGCTAAAGTTGGACTATTTAAATCAGTACCATTTGATGATAATAATAGCTTAAATTGGACAATATCAGGAGATATCTTTGCTGGACATAATAAAATGCATAGAAAATTCTTAGTTGTAAATGAAATATTCAATGCTAAATCTAAGTACTACACTTATGGAATTGGAATTAAGAATGAATTAAGTAAAGAATTCAGATTAAGTGAAGATTTCAGTGTAAGAGCTTATGGAGCATTAAAATTAGAATATGGAAGAGTATCTAAGATAAGAGAAAAAACAGGAGAAGTAAGACTAGAAGTTAAAAATAATAACTATATTTCAGTAAAACCAGAAATAGGAACAGAATTAGCTTACAGACATTACTTCGGAGCAAAGACATTGAGCACAAGTATAGGAGTAGCTTATGAAAATGAGTTAGGAAAACTAGCTGATGGAAAGAACAAAGCAAAAGTTGCAGATACTACAGCAAACTATTTCAATATTAGAGGAGAAAAAGAAGACAGAAGAGGAAATGTTAAATTTGACTTAAATGTTGGAATAGATAATCAAAGAGTTGGACTAACAGGAAATGTAGGTTATGATACAAAAGGAGAAAATGTAAGAGCTGGAGTAGGACTTAGAGTTATATTCTAA